The Streptomyces sp. NBC_00162 genome window below encodes:
- a CDS encoding tetratricopeptide repeat protein — MSEPAEEPRAFADLVDGFGWRSPKQFVRVYAAVAARIGEREDVTDRQIRRWRAPAPPCPQPGRQRVLEAMLGVPLEQAGFRVPEHRRNAVTAPVAVLDPIPELRERPDPMQDRRTILAAAGGIALGATGIGAAPATAYDAPRIGTDTVTDLRRGLASLYGLDDRFGGATVGPLAAAHLSRVRRLIDTGSYPETIGRQLRLISGETAEHVGWLAFDAGDHARARLYWTQARETAAELRDDSLGVLVLASMALLELREKQPRPALDHARRAAELAAPWAPPSLLSILATREARALAMLGDSASARSTLANAARLYEKDRGSRPAPDWTLFHGPAELASAQAELFTAAGHHRAAVSWLRRSLERQEATYARNEALQRAGLAGALARSGDADEAAHHLEQGEALLTEVSSGRARESLAVARRELDRVRPTR, encoded by the coding sequence ATGTCCGAACCGGCGGAGGAGCCAAGAGCGTTCGCGGACCTGGTCGACGGTTTCGGGTGGCGCAGCCCCAAGCAGTTCGTCCGCGTGTACGCGGCCGTCGCGGCCCGCATCGGTGAACGCGAGGACGTCACCGACCGGCAGATCCGCCGGTGGAGAGCGCCGGCACCGCCGTGCCCGCAGCCGGGCCGTCAGCGGGTCTTAGAAGCGATGCTCGGTGTGCCCCTGGAACAGGCCGGCTTCCGGGTTCCTGAGCACCGCCGCAACGCCGTCACCGCGCCCGTGGCGGTACTGGACCCGATCCCCGAACTCCGCGAAAGGCCCGACCCGATGCAGGACCGCCGCACCATCCTGGCCGCCGCGGGCGGCATCGCCCTCGGCGCAACCGGGATAGGAGCGGCGCCCGCCACCGCGTACGACGCGCCCCGCATCGGCACGGACACCGTGACCGACCTGCGCCGTGGCCTCGCCTCCCTGTACGGGCTCGACGACAGGTTCGGCGGCGCCACGGTCGGCCCGCTCGCCGCCGCCCACCTCTCCCGCGTGCGACGCCTGATCGACACCGGGTCCTACCCCGAGACGATCGGCCGTCAGCTGCGGCTCATCTCCGGCGAGACCGCCGAACACGTCGGATGGCTCGCCTTCGACGCAGGCGACCACGCGCGCGCCCGCTTGTACTGGACGCAGGCCCGCGAGACGGCAGCCGAACTGCGTGACGACTCCCTCGGCGTCCTGGTCCTCGCCTCCATGGCGCTGCTGGAGCTGCGGGAGAAACAGCCCCGGCCCGCGCTGGACCACGCCCGGCGGGCCGCCGAGCTCGCCGCGCCGTGGGCGCCACCGTCGCTGCTGTCCATCCTCGCCACTCGGGAGGCTCGGGCTTTGGCGATGCTGGGCGACTCGGCGTCGGCCCGCTCCACGCTGGCGAACGCGGCCCGCCTGTACGAGAAAGACCGCGGCTCCCGGCCGGCACCCGACTGGACGCTGTTCCACGGCCCCGCCGAACTCGCCTCGGCACAGGCCGAACTGTTCACGGCAGCCGGGCATCACCGCGCCGCCGTGTCGTGGCTGCGCCGCTCCCTGGAACGGCAGGAAGCCACCTACGCCCGCAACGAAGCGTTGCAGCGGGCCGGACTCGCCGGGGCGCTCGCCCGGTCGGGAGACGCCGACGAGGCGGCACACCACCTCGAGCAGGGCGAGGCCCTGCTCACCGAAGTGTCCTCGGGGCGGGCGCGGGAATCGCTGGCCGTGGCCCGCCGCGAGCTGGACCGTGTCCGCCCCACCCGATGA